From the genome of Acropora palmata chromosome 4, jaAcrPala1.3, whole genome shotgun sequence, one region includes:
- the LOC141878638 gene encoding uncharacterized protein LOC141878638, translated as YKYISYTSNEEEQHRDLGFVAYSRIVEKAKLKIVDNKIYPKEIRDEIESFTNLEDSSAEFSEIQSLHKRLKKSGNTERFYACFYSSIVLNAVKHFKGLTRNAATLLSTKVADCLLVYSKEKIENQTSTCSLLTKLSSEEKAGLQYIGGYVLHKLHNKHVNTKKSSESEQAISILKAGKARDQDSIQSQRLTSSLNRGGLWAITENAQSVFERTEHYFRDVTSDNDFQKIDVTSVISRSVHDVEVVSAYNSMLLDSELMIYVKTIIKS; from the coding sequence TATAAGTATATAAGTTATACAAGTAATGAAGAAGAGCAGCACAGAGATTTAGGTTTTGTAGCGTATTCGCGAATCGTTGAGAAAGCGAAACTTAAAATTGTTGACAATAAGATCTACCCAAAAGAGATCCGAGACGAGATAGAGTCCTTCACCAATTTAGAAGACTCATCCGCCGAATTCAGTGAAATTCAAAGCCTACATAAACGATTAAAGAAGTCTGGGAACACTGAAAGATTCTATGCCTGCTTCTACTCAAGCATTGTTTTGAATGCAGTTAAACATTTTAAGGGCCTGACAAGAAATGCTGCTACACTACTGTCCACGAAGGTCGCGGACTGTTTGTTAGTgtacagcaaagaaaaaattgaaaatcaaacaagtACTTGTTCCTTGTTAACCAAACTGTCAAGTGAAGAAAAAGCTGGGCTGCAGTACATTGGAGGTTATGTACTTCATAAGCTTCATAATAAACACGTCAATACTAAAAAATCATCAGAAAGCGAACAGGCAATATCCATACTAAAGGCTGGAAAAGCTCGGGATCAAGATTCTATACAAAGCCAGAGGTTAACTTCATCCTTGAATCGTGGTGGTCTGTGGGCCATTACAGAGAATGCTCAATCAGTTTTTGAGAGGACCGAACACTATTTCAGGGATGTCACTTCAGATAATGATTTCCAAAAAATTGATGTTACCAGTGTTATATCAAGATCTGTTCATGACGTTGAAGTTGTATCAGCATACAACTCTATGCTGTTGGATTCTGAACTGATGATCTATgttaaaacaataatcaaaTCCTAG
- the LOC141879742 gene encoding uncharacterized protein LOC141879742, protein MDPIFQLTDLSTHVQNCSSDECILPTCVNWKLNVAKNSHKQPQQQKKREWNAIVSDARHKREKLRHEKELDEATALFFEDLEELMKGDLGKTPPSCLATDIGAKNSFDLFQNNPGCNQLHIGVDNDVKLTLNSQQNKSYEFAQFPLDKLAMVLTGISPESTARSLETQSFPLEMDKFTRAPIDDFSYRRPSSWTTATSATTQATEKLPIFWALKNYEPSHEDENKLKKGLPIIQPTNAKTLFRILAQILQMIEEGSVSEDSEAFCVEVLQKALAELQVRFSPSKLKKNPNK, encoded by the coding sequence ATGGATCCAATCTTCCAATTGACTGACCTGTCTACGCACGTGCAAAATTGTTCAAGTGATGAGTGTATATTGCCAACATGCGTTAATTGGAAGCTTAATGTTGCCAAGAATAGCCACAAACAACCACAGCAACAAAAGAAACGTGAATGGAATGCAATTGTGAGTGATGCGAGACACAAAAGGGAGAAGTTACGACACGAGAAAGAGCTTGACGAGGCAACTGCATTGTTTTTTGAAGATTTGGAGGAACTTATGAAGGGAGATCTGGGGAAAACGCCTCCAAGTTGTCTTGCGACCGACATTGGTGCCAAGAATAGCTTCGACTTATTTCAGAATAACCCAGGATGCAATCAATTACATATCGGTGTGGATAATGATGTCAAGCTTACACTAAACTCCCAACAGAACAAAAGCTACGAATTCGCGCAGTTTCCATTGGATAAATTAGCAATGGTCTTGACGGGGATAAGTCCTGAATCAACAGCGAGGTCCTTGGAAACTCAATCCTTTCCTTTAGAGATGGACAAGTTCACTCGAGCTCCAATTGACGACTTTTCTTATCGGAGGCCCAGCTCATGGACGACAGCAACCTCGGCTACAACACAAGCGACAGAGAAGCTGCCGATTTTTTGGGCTTTGAAGAATTACGAACCTTCCCATGAAGatgaaaacaagttaaaaaaggGGTTGCCTATCATACAACCTACTAATGCCAAGACactttttcgaattttagcCCAAATACTACAGATGATTGAAGAAGGGTCAGTCTCCGAGGATTCTGAGGCGTTTTGTGTTGAAGTTCTACAGAAAGCCCTAGCAGAGCTTCAGGTGCGATTTTCcccttcaaaattaaaaaaaaatcctaatAAATAG